One Littorina saxatilis isolate snail1 linkage group LG1, US_GU_Lsax_2.0, whole genome shotgun sequence genomic window carries:
- the LOC138965353 gene encoding probable serine/threonine-protein kinase nek3, whose protein sequence is MNATAVLVLLCTCCTSLTSGAGGCHTDGPESCMFQAYTLGVPSPTACSWTFGVNSNFSYRDANSSYWGVRLTPGREEGRLTSRTACSTQGKIYCLSFFFRFDQNNTIDLSVSLKYEGNDQVESLLWILSSIFDEKFGQVEINTSRNFSVVFIAKRRRDQNTGSDSVLIDDIRYNPVRCRTPAYPSHAAPTSASRKSTFPPTNVMSTTTTTPSIANTFSITTTIRTPLTTNAFSTAPTASKTTTVAETLTETTTSERVKNTDTTNDGTLSTEPSPPQTDSEIALDKVGVIVGFVVTAIVFVIIITVLVVVFRRKRQLGKQSEQDDSVCNVPEAPRTDNEHMREKTTGTSREDYRADVAESGVYDVLDAPKTDIEYLRETATETGHEYHGENDTDYGDYDELGPPGIDNENDIEIATGKGQEDHKVHKPDNGDYDDLDASKPNNENNRETAPETCRDDYGAKEPENDDYDDFDTPTTDDINNHTSAGTGQEDNGIREPDNGAHNPDNGVYIDLDAPTTDDNTREDYGTHKAATPDRQREVSSVASLEPAAANYERRDFPDAENQKRVYADTNNCQAMPEREMYETLAAKRDSHVYSEALDRSQVAHTE, encoded by the coding sequence ATGAATGCAACAGCTGTCCTGGTTCTCCTGTGTACGTGCTGCACATCACTGACCTCAGGTGCTGGTGGTTGTCATACCGACGGCCCTGAATCCTGCATGTTTCAAGCATATACTTTAGGAGTGCCGAGTCCTACTGCATGCAGCTGGACTTTCGGAGTTAATTCTAACTTTAGCTATAGGGATGCCAATTCTAGTTACTGGGGTGTTAGGCTCACCCCTGGAAGAGAAGAAGGAAGGTTGACGAGTAGAACAGCTTGTTCCACACAAGGAAAGATATATTGTTTGTCATTTTTCTTCAGATTTGATCAGAACAATACCATCGATCTGAGCGTAAGCCTAAAGTACGAAGGAAATGATCAAGTTGAGTCACTGCTGTGGATCCTGTCTTCAATTTTTGACGAGAAGTTTGGTCAAGTAGAAATCAACACAAGCCGAAATTTTTCGGTTGTCTTCATAGCAAAGAGACGTCGAGATCAAAACACGGGTTCAGACTCGGTGTTAATAGATGATATACGATACAATCCTGTACGCTGCAGAACACCTGCTTACCCATCACATGCAGCACCGACGTCCGCGAGCAGGAAATCAACATTTCCACCTACAAACGTCATGTCCACAACAACGACTACGCCTTCGATAGCAAACACCTTTTCCATAACAACGACTATTCGAACACCCTTAACTACAAACGCCTTCTCCACAGCACCGACAGCTTCTAAAACCACGACAGTAGCAGAAACACTGACGGAAACAACAACGTCAGAGCGAGTCAAAAACACGGACACAACAAACGATGGTACATTATCTACTGAACCTTCACCTCCACAGACTGACTCTGAAATAGCACTGGATAAAGTTGGAGTGATCGTTGGATTCGTCGTAACCGCCATCGTCTTCGTCATAATTATCACTGTCCTGGTTGTTGTGTTCCGGCGTAAACGACAGCTGGGAAAACAGTCTGAACAAGACGATAGTGTCTGCAATGTTCCTGAAGCACCGAGAACTGACAACGAACacatgagagaaaaaacaacggGAACTAGCAGGGAAGACTACAGGGCAGACGTAGCAGAAAGCGGTGTCTACGATGTTCTTGATGCCCCGAAAACTGACATCGAGTACCTCAGAGAAACAGCTACAGAGACAGGCCATGAATACCACGGAGAAAACGACACAGACTACGGTGACTACGATGAGCTTGGTCCACCGGGAATAGACAACGAGAACGACATAGAGATAGCTACAGGAAAAGGCCAAGAAGACCACAAGGTACACAAACCAGACAACGGTGATTATGATGACCTTGacgcatcaaaaccaaacaacgaaaacaacagagaaacagcTCCAGAGACATGCCGGGACGATTACGGGGCAAAAGAACCAGAAAACGATGACTACGATGATTTTGACACACCGACAACAGACGACATCAACAACCACACATCTGCAGGAACAGGCCAGGAAGACAACGGGATACGCGAACCAGACAACGGAGCACACAATCCAGACAACGGGGTCTACATTGATCTTGACGCACCCACAACAGACGACAACACCAGAGAAGACTACGGGACACACAAAGCAGCGACGCCTGACCGACAGAGGGAGGTCTCTAGTGTTGCAAGCCTGGAACCAGCAGCAGCAAACTACGAACGTCGTGACTTTCCTGACGCCGAGAACCAGAAACGTGTGTACGCCGACACCAATAATTGTCAAGCTATGCCAGAAAGAGAAATGTACGAAACTTTAGCAGCGAAAAGAGACAGCCATGTCTACAGCGAGGCTCTCGATAGAAGTCAAGTTGCACACACAGAATAA